TATGTTGGTGGATCAGAATTTGATTTTATTAATCAATCCAAACGATATGACATATTTAATAAAGAACTACCTTTAGCTTTAAAAGCTATCATATATGGAGATAATCAACTATTTAAAACTTATCCTGAATTAAATAATTCTGAAATAATAGTTACATTTCATTCCATATATCCAGTATTTAATTCTAGGAGTTCCTGGGGATATATCAATGATTATAGATCTTAATTTTAGTATTCGATAATATTCGATATATAATCCTTCTTTATGTAATTTAAAGATTTTAAATAATTTTCCTTGACATTCTTTTTTTAATATTATATTATTTAATTAAAGAATTATTAAAAGTCACACAATGTGTTTTTGCCAAATAAAACATATTGGATAATTTTGAATCATCCCCCTGATACAAACTTACAAACTTACAAACACAAAGAAACCACCTAAAGGGTGGTTTCAGATTGTTCAAAAAGCCCCCAACAATTGGGGGCTTTTGTTTACGCCAAAATTCTTTTATGCGATAGCATTCGAAAAATATTTATTATGTATGTTAATTTGGAATAAATTTGAATTAATGTACACAAAAAATAATGCGATAGCACCATGGCTATCTTTTTCATATTCTGAACTGCCGCTGTAAGTAAGCATTGTTCAGAAACATTTTTAATTCCTCGCATGCGACAATAACGTAGCCCATGTAATTCTTTTGAATCAGCAAAGCTACGCTCAATCTTTTCTTTACGTCGTTTGTAAATACTTTTACCTTTTTCTGTTTTAGTAAAGCTAAAAATTTGATCTTTATAGTCTTCCCAAACATGACGACGTATAGTTCTATTAATGGATTTATCAGATGTTAAGCAATTATTTTTATATTTGCAATAAGCACAATGCTCCGCATTACTTAAATATTCTTTATAACCTTCCCTCGTAGTAGTTCTATATTTTAAAAAGCAATTATTAATACACACATATCCATCTAATTCTTTAACATACTGAAATCTATATTTTGTATATTTTCCTTTAACATGGGGTCCTAAACGGAACCCAAAAACACCTTGATAATTTTTGTCTGAAATTTGTTTACAAATAGGATTCGTAGAATATCCGGCATCTGCTACTAAATATTTTGTATTAAAATTAAACTTTTCTATTTGAGTTTCTATTCTTTTAACATAAGGATCTACATCGTTTATATTCCCGGGAGTAACATGAACGTCTGTTATAATATTATACTTTCCGTCAACAGTTCTATGATCTAAATAAAAAAAGCCTTTAGGTTTTCCATCTCTAACCATATATCCACTGTCTGGATCAGTTGTACTTACTTTTATTTCCTTAGTTTCAGCTATTTTAGTCTTTTTTTTTAGAGGCTTTTTATTATGATTAATTCTATCTTTATTAATGTCATTCTCTAATTCATCAAAGTATTCCTTTGTGGATTTAGTTATTTCTTTTTTAATAAATTTATGTTTATTAGCGTTAGCTTTTAAGTGAGTAGAATCAGTATATAGAATTTTGCCATCAACCAAGTT
This Clostridium novyi NT DNA region includes the following protein-coding sequences:
- a CDS encoding IS1182-like element ISCno1 family transposase yields the protein MLTNNERKQNQLELVYIENLVPENHILRKIDKYIDFSFIRDLTKDLYCPDNGRPSVDPVVLFKMLFIGYLFGIRSERQLVKEIQVNVAYRWFLGYGLTDKIPSHSTISQNRTKRFSNTNIHQEIFDNIVFQAINRNLVDGKILYTDSTHLKANANKHKFIKKEITKSTKEYFDELENDINKDRINHNKKPLKKKTKIAETKEIKVSTTDPDSGYMVRDGKPKGFFYLDHRTVDGKYNIITDVHVTPGNINDVDPYVKRIETQIEKFNFNTKYLVADAGYSTNPICKQISDKNYQGVFGFRLGPHVKGKYTKYRFQYVKELDGYVCINNCFLKYRTTTREGYKEYLSNAEHCAYCKYKNNCLTSDKSINRTIRRHVWEDYKDQIFSFTKTEKGKSIYKRRKEKIERSFADSKELHGLRYCRMRGIKNVSEQCLLTAAVQNMKKIAMVLSHYFLCTLIQIYSKLTYIINIFRMLSHKRILA
- a CDS encoding staygreen family protein translates to MSNFNPEKLYVEFENNITYTSPIIPRLYTLTHSDETGDLFLYIGQNYNLNKITSFRDEVLARWIKLNGKYVLSVDLYVGGSEFDFINQSKRYDIFNKELPLALKAIIYGDNQLFKTYPELNNSEIIVTFHSIYPVFNSRSSWGYINDYRS